The DNA segment GAAATATAAGTTCTTAATAAAGTCACCAAAATTATCTGCTAACGGCGTAATTGAATAATCACATTCTTGGTCTACACGGACTACCTTAGGTTCACCGGTTGGACCGCACTCACGATAATCGAGGAAAACCATGTCGTGACCGCCGGAAATTGTATCGGCTACAACGATACCAATAGGGGGATATTTTACTTTGGAAATCCAAAATTCATTACCCATCTCACCTAAAAGAGAGTATTTTTTATCTCTATCGATGCCATATATTCCTGTTATATATACACAATCGTCATCATCGTTAATAAAACAATTCTTATTTACTACACCACCATTATGGTTTTTAAGTAGCTCTATATATGCTGTAGGCAATGTATAGCCTAGTTTAGCTTCAGCATTCTTAATATCCTCATCGGTAACCTCTCTACCTATATAGGACTCAAATGCATAATCGGTGTCTTTCCAAAATCCAGTCCAATTGAAATCTTTTAGATGACTCATAATACTCTCTCCTAAACAAATAGATATAATCTAACCACATTTTATTTGATCAATGGAATATTTTTTTATTAAAGCTTTCACCTCACGCCGTATCAAAATGGTATCTATAATATAGGAAAAAATGATATAAGGACATACATTTATAATCCCGATAGGGGCCAATATAAGGGCTGCCCACAATAAATTCAGTGAATACGCATACCACTTAAAATCAATGGTATTTAAAAATGGTATAACATAGTCAATAACTCTTACTTCCCATTGCATTAATGGGTTCAATTCCTCACTTGTGCCTAATAGCCAAGTGAAAGTAAGGGCAAATATCAAACCATATACTATGCCAACAGGAATCAATATCTTCGCTCTCTTTTTTAACAGATTACGGCAAATCTCATCTTCTTCCTCTGGTGTTACATCGTATACCATATTACATTCTATCTGAATCCGTCTAAATCGATAGCGAATATACTTATACAAAAGGTTATTCGGTGAATATAACATAATGGGCTCCGTATACTATTTGTAGTAACTTAATTTTAGAAAATATATCATCCATCTATGGCAAAGTAATGTAAATCTTTGAATTCATTATCCAAAATATATTGCAGGATCAGTCATCGTTTGTCCCCTTTACATAGCTTTCCATCTTCGGTCTTAAATCTAACACGATTTCCCAACTATCTAATGTAGGAACCTTACGATGTGCAATAAAATCTTCTATTATCTGTAATACCTCTTGATGGCCCAGCTCATTCTTACCATATATGATAGCGCCGCGGTCGCCATCATTAGTTACACTAAGCTCTATATGTAATAAATCGGTATCTTGATCACTACAAACCTGTACAAAGTTATATAGTTTATTATCTATGGAGATTGCCTTTGATGGAGAAATAACTACAAAGTCTTGCTCTTGGTCTTCAATAGCATACAGATTTTGTTCAACTTCATTCAGTGTAATACCTTCATATTTATAGGTGCCTACATCAATGGACCAATCCGTATATGTTTTCTCAAATGTATCTGTCATATGTATTGCCTCTCCTTTACGATATACATTAAAATAAGGTTTCTAATTGACCTGCCATATCGGACATAAACTCATCAAATTTACAAAGCTCTCGTAGTTCTTGATGTTCTACATCATAACAAGAAATCTTTTTAGTTTTAGGGTCCCATACAATTTGCCACTCGTTATACTCGCCCAGTTCTTTAGATAAACGCAATAGATTACGACGACCTAATTTAAATGGAATCGTATCAATAAGTGGGAAGAACTCTATAGATATAAAATCGGAGTCTGGCAATTCAAAGTAAAGTTGTTCGCCCGCTAAAAAATTCACTAATGCTTTTGGTAATTTAAATGGCTTTAACTGATCCATTTTATTTTGTATATCATGAAACTCAGCAGGCTCTAAGGATTTAAAATACTCTGCCATTTCCATATCGCCTTTTTCAATAGCAATGCTATAGGCGCGCATACCATCCTTTTCCGTGATGGTCACGTCAGCGCCATGTTCTACCAAGTATTTACACATCTTTAAATCTACATACCGTGCTGCTACGCACAATGGCGTTGGCTTAAAGGGATATACAGAATCAGGCTTATTGTAGTTAATATCTACACCATTATGAATAAAGAAATCTAGAACCTCATAATTTCTATCTGTAATGGCATTTCTGAAAGCTTTACCGCCATACTTCTGTACCGTATGGCCTAAGTCATGAATAATCTGTAAATGATTATATTTCTTGCCATATAAGGCAGCTCGAAAGGCATCTACTTTTACACGGTTCAAGGCGTGAAAATTAGCACCATGAGTCACAACATAGTCGATAATCTCTTTATTACCATACCGTACAGCTAATAAGAAACTTGGATTTTCTTCATCATTAAGATTAGCGCCATTCTCCACTAACCATTGAATACTTGGCAAGCAACACATAACAAGAGCTAATTCTAAAGGTGTATGCTCACTATACTCACCAATTTCTATAGGTATATTAATATCCCAACCATTGGCTAATGCATTTTCTAAAGCGCTAATATTTCCTGTTACAATATCTGTTACGATATGAGGCACAGATTCAAATGTACCTAAATCTTTTAACTGTATCATGTCACTCTCCCATGAACTATATATTTAAAATGATTATCACTAATTACATTATATTACATTTATAAGTATGAGTGTATAGTAAAAGCCCTCCGCATAGCGAAGGGCTAATCTATTATTTCTCTTGTACTTGTTTACCACTCATATGTTCAATGGTAATTTCAAACATTTGTGTTGCTCGCCCATTACGAGCAATTTGTTCATCAGCTAACGCTTCATCAGGATAATATTTCATAGCAAATTCTTTTAATCGATCTATAGATTCTGAACCGGCCTCTAACAAACGACATCTTCCAAATACGACTACACTTTGCACATACGGCGCCCATGGTTCAGATTTATCAATACGCTCATCACCATATACGGTAAAACATACCTTATCTGAAGTTTTCAATGCCTCTACCTTATGACCAGCTTTAGCTCCATGAAAATAAATTTTCTTCTTATCACAATCATAAAAATAATTAATAGGAATAGCATAAGGGTAACCATTATCGCCGTTCATGGCTAAAATACCTCGACGATTAGATTGTAATAAAGCTTCTGCAGCACTATGGTCTATTTCATTTATCTTTTTACGAATAGATTTAAACATAATCTATCTCCTAATTTTATTTACTTATCCTATTTACAAGATACATAAAAGTACCACTATTAGTATCATCAACTTTAGAATATTCTTTCCAATTTATAGGATATATCCCAGTTAATACTATAGGTGCTTCCATTCCACGCATTGTTCCTTTTCCCGTATTAGAGGACCAATTCATACATCCAGTTTTTATAGAACCCTCCTCAATAGAGAATTCAGCGTATGTACAACTTACTTTTGTCGGAGGCTTTAGATAAGATATCTCACTAGTTATCTTAATCGTATAACCTTCAATAAAGTTATTACTCTTATCCCTAAATTCCTCTATACGCATTATATCTTTTAAGTAGTTATAGCAGCCTTGATCCTTAGCACCTTGCTCCTTCAACACATACACTTCCCCATTTATAGTTTTAATGCATTTTTTTGTCGTATATTTAAGCTCAATAGGAATCCATTTACCATCTAATATAACAAGAATATCAAGATGTAAATTAGAATTAAATTCAGGTACAAACTCTAGTCTAATATCACAATTTGGATATTGCTCTTTAATCATCCAGGCTAAGCTAAACTGAAAGTCTGCTTCCGAATGAAATATTGGTCGCCAAATACTCAATTGGTGCATTACCTCATAAATATCTAAAATTAATCCCATAACAAATACCTCATCGAATACAATACATATATCTATTTTAATTATATTACATTTATAAGTATGAGTGTACAGTAAAAGCCCTTTGCATAAGCGAAGGGCTTTTAGTCTAGACAACAAAATATCATTATTGATTATTTTAATATTCACGATATTCATGCAATAAGTAAGATAATTTATTATTCAACTCTATAAAATTTATCAAATAATGCTCATCTATATAAA comes from the Veillonella dispar genome and includes:
- a CDS encoding ankyrin repeat domain-containing protein produces the protein MIQLKDLGTFESVPHIVTDIVTGNISALENALANGWDINIPIEIGEYSEHTPLELALVMCCLPSIQWLVENGANLNDEENPSFLLAVRYGNKEIIDYVVTHGANFHALNRVKVDAFRAALYGKKYNHLQIIHDLGHTVQKYGGKAFRNAITDRNYEVLDFFIHNGVDINYNKPDSVYPFKPTPLCVAARYVDLKMCKYLVEHGADVTITEKDGMRAYSIAIEKGDMEMAEYFKSLEPAEFHDIQNKMDQLKPFKLPKALVNFLAGEQLYFELPDSDFISIEFFPLIDTIPFKLGRRNLLRLSKELGEYNEWQIVWDPKTKKISCYDVEHQELRELCKFDEFMSDMAGQLETLF
- a CDS encoding pyridoxamine 5'-phosphate oxidase family protein, with the protein product MFKSIRKKINEIDHSAAEALLQSNRRGILAMNGDNGYPYAIPINYFYDCDKKKIYFHGAKAGHKVEALKTSDKVCFTVYGDERIDKSEPWAPYVQSVVVFGRCRLLEAGSESIDRLKEFAMKYYPDEALADEQIARNGRATQMFEITIEHMSGKQVQEK